A DNA window from Plasmodium vinckei vinckei genome assembly, chromosome: PVVCY_10 contains the following coding sequences:
- a CDS encoding mitochondrial ribosomal protein L15 precursor, putative, which translates to MLKNGKLASCVIRQIFSVKLIPTCRYISIEKNDNKKIEINDQNNKSNINLNDLKIGKHFREMFHDGEERNFESHPFNRRFAYSKKSLFPIEPRNLRTLGLNRQRKKKRGRGDKCPGKGIRDKHKHRKSGRPNSRTFESGRTPLYRRLPKWPEAWLSRQKKQYEFLNLSKLRYFIEKGRLDTRFPITQRHLYDSKCVRVKNGVKLFNINDYPFPYKINIEVANADQSSIDTIKKVGGSITIIYMERVNLRAHIKPYKFEILPKTARPNLDAIHFLEKMRSRGCIVKYIKPLWLIEEEKRIINELTEIEECSKLSNNESSFENMDAEKEDEQERRERLLQKYRLQNTKMSEDN; encoded by the coding sequence atgttaaaaaatggtaaaTTGGCTAGCTGTGTTATAAGACAGATATTTAGCGTGAAATTGATACCTACATGTAGGTATATTagtattgaaaaaaatgataacaaaaaaattgaaataaatgatcaaaataacaaatcaaatataaatttaaatgatttaaaaataggAAAACATTTTAGAGAAATGTTTCATGATGGTGAAGAAAGAAATTTTGAAAGTCATCCATTCAATCGAAGATTTGcttatagtaaaaaaagtttatttCCTATAGAGCCACGAAATTTAAGAACATTAGGATTAAATAgacaaagaaaaaaaaaaagaggacGAGGAGATAAATGTCCAGGAAAAGGTATACGTGATAAACATAAACATCGAAAATCTGGGAGACCAAATAGTCGAACTTTTGAAAGTGGAAGAACCCCATTATATAGGAGATTACCAAAATGGCCTGAAGCATGGTTAAgtagacaaaaaaaacaatatgaatttttaaatttatcaaaattaagatattttatagaaaaagGAAGATTAGATACTAGATTTCCAATAACACAAAGACATTTATATGATTCAAAATGTGTAAGAGTAAAAAATGGAGTTAAACTATTTAACATTAATGATTATCCATTTccttataaaataaatattgaaGTAGCTAATGCTGATCAATCTTCAATCgatacaattaaaaaagttggTGGCTCAATtactataatttatatggaGCGTGTTAATTTAAGAGCCCATATAAAACCATAcaaatttgaaatattacCAAAAACGGCAAGGCCAAATTTAGATGCTATACATTTTCTAGAAAAAATGAGGAGCAGAGGATGTAtagttaaatatattaaaccCTTATGGCTAATAGAGGAAGAAAAACGAATTATAAATGAGCTAACAGAAATTGAGGAATGCTCTAAATTATCCAATAATGAATCatcttttgaaaatatggaTGCGGAAAAAGAGGACGAACAAGAAAGAAGAGAAAGATTACTTCAAAAATACAGACTtcaaaatacaaaaatgtcGGAAGATAATTAA
- a CDS encoding diphthamide biosynthesis protein 2, putative, translating into MKLNAENISKKYELELVSHIILNYGFKNVAIQLADYMLNDSLFISNTIKNIILNSQNGAGAKDINLEEGDKNGEPGKDGKGALIGASYKQNSEKNSEKNSEQKSEQNCCSGNCNQNKTVCDISMNKDKNNISNSDKVNLYILGDTTLNECCEDYVCSDHVHADFLVHYGISCQSFITPYIPSIYIFNKINLEDNFIKNVNEFINKKNILEENKISIILTDVSYINYMKQLVICFSDKNKINFLCDEKKKKIFYEIDDKIISSKNIYDQNILASEKRDGNNSINDPHTNSDNVINDNTCTNPDLQFTNVIIGMHRIANNINGHVYYGYWDAYVEFKIDDNIFDKYKFICGRLLFKVFYNTKENTFVYKIVKKENFECRLENEECLNGKDNKKECTQVYLFGGKGENFTNRVILEYGNYYDIYSYNDVTIFSKENNKINKLVLKRYNLIEICKEVNTFGIIIGNVNLCKNKELRLLINYILRKNGKKCFTIVTNKLNSPKLENFYDIEMYILLTCSENNLLELKDFSKKIINPYEFFVAYNYIEWDCNYLFDFYDLLNAKEIKKEYVSSLKKDKYFTWNINSEQLCIKNEKNSEQLCIKNEKNSEQQELLLKKYDHLIDHNSTISVQDQQKFIMKFQENSSMCQYFMETIKENEKREFKGVDINYNTEEIPMAVQGLDGIAQRYDSDLKFSK; encoded by the coding sequence ATGAAATTGAACGCTGAGAacatttcaaaaaaatatgaattagAATTAGTATcgcatataattttaaactatggttttaaaaatgtagcAATTCAGCTAGCTGATTATATGCTAAATGATTCTCTCTTCATTTCAAAcacaataaaaaacattattttaaattcacAAAATGGTGCAGGGGCTAAAGATATCAACCTAGAGGAGGGAGACAAAAATGGAGAACCTGGAAAAGATGGAAAGGGCGCATTGATTGGAGCCAGCTATAAACAAAACtctgaaaaaaattctgaaaaaaattctGAACAAAAATCTGAACAAAACTGTTGCTCTGGCAATTgtaatcaaaataaaacagtTTGTGATATATCAATGAATaaggataaaaataatataagcaACAGTGATAAAGTTAATCTATACATATTAGGTGATACTACATTAAATGAGTGTTGTGAAGATTATGTATGTTCTGACCATGTTCATGCAGATTTTTTAGTTCACTATGGAATATCTTGCCAATCATTTATTACACCATATATTCCTTcgatttatatatttaacaaaataaatctcgaagacaattttattaaaaatgttaatgagtttataaataaaaaaaacattttagaggaaaataaaatatctattatattaactgatgtttcatatataaattacatGAAACAATTAGTTATATGTTTtagtgataaaaataaaataaattttttatgtgacgaaaaaaagaagaaaatattttatgaaattgatgataaaataatttcaagtaaaaatatttatgaccaaaatatattagctAGTGAAAAAAGAGACGGAAACAATTCTATAAATGACCCACATACAAATAGTGACAACgtaataaatgataatacaTGTACTAATCCAGATTTACAGTTTACTAATGTAATAATTGGCATGCATAGAATtgctaataatattaacgGACATGTATATTATGGATATTGGGATGCTTATGTAGAATTTAAAAttgatgataatatttttgataaatataaatttatatgtggtagacttttatttaaagttttttataataccAAGGAAAATacatttgtttataaaattgtaaaaaaagaaaattttgaatGTAGACTGGAGAATGAAGAATGCCTAAATGGGAAAGACAATAAAAAGGAATGCACACAAGTCTACCTTTTTGGAGGAAAGGGagaaaattttacaaatcGAGTTATTCTAGAATATggtaattattatgatatatatagctATAATGATGTAACTATATTTAgcaaagaaaataataaaataaataagttaGTATTAAAACGATATAACTTGATAGAAATTTGTAAAGAGGTTAATACATTTGGAATAATTATAGGTAATGtaaatttatgtaaaaacaaagaattaagattattaataaattatatattacgaaaaaatgggaaaaaatgttttactATTGTaactaataaattaaatagtCCTAAActtgaaaatttttatgatattgaaatgtatatattattaacatgttcagaaaataatttattagaattaaaagatttttcaaaaaaaattattaacccatatgaattttttgttgcttataattatattgagTGGGATtgtaattatttgtttgaCTTTTACGATTTATTAAATgcaaaagaaataaaaaaagagtaTGTCTCAAGTTTGAAAAaggataaatattttacatgGAATATAAATTCTGAACAGTTgtgcataaaaaatgaaaaaaattctgAACAGTTGTGCataaaaaacgaaaaaaattctGAACAGCAAGAAttattgttaaaaaaatatgaccATCTTATAGATCATAATTCAACAATTTCTGTACAAGATCAACAAAAATTCATAATGAAATTTCAGGAAAATTCATCTATGTGCCAATATTTTATGGAAacaataaaagaaaatgaaaaaagagAATTTAAAGGAGTAGacattaattataataccGAAGAAATACCAATGGCTGTTCAGGGGTTAGACGGTATAGCACAAAGATATGACTCCGATCTTAAATTTTCGAAATAA
- a CDS encoding coatamer protein, beta subunit, putative, with protein MGSLDLENNCTLYICTDNCEIPSVSEIQKKLESQNVDNKIEGMENLIFNIIQGEPYGNLLMCAIRFIVPHKDHRLKKMCHIFFEVVDKCNNDGSLKEEMILVCNALRNDLISPNEYVRGSTLRLLSKIKYLKILDPLIEAITKNLSHSHSYVRKNAITCVHTIIKNHGIDVIPNAVKEVEKILFLETDISTKRSALSMLIDIDPLTTLKYILSLNDQLYDTADVMLLEIIQLFKKLFIPHIFDDSCLVINGNKNIDSDGCSNYGEKDDSYYEDSENEDSDNDLAGYLQNSNNNTVNFRSEEIRFKNKKLRQSDYMPYKNNVVKILLNMLNKNVSNSVLYEGSCCLLYISNSALSIKTASECFIKLLINQHDNNIKLIVIDKLYYIMCRWKHILANYIMDLLRSLNFPSKDVKLKILNLVLHILTKRNVHLVLNVIKKELLKLNDQPIYNSKVPISRVNAQIGDPNRIISITRDGENVGASAKITNLNNVSSNSIDATNYKKILIKSLQHICNMYTTDCLSIADLLFLYANTQEKNISYESAICIKKLANNHVLQNSILEKIIENMFEIKESAILRMFLWILGQYMNKNEMIFNFINILYNQMSYFLNNSMEDPEMLNKLFNEKMKKNQFSNFNENLNNIGDNNTTYFPNIQTKTVILEDGTYATEAYSNIPNKNPIDLSSSSNKNGTNFSTNNNQSLNQFLYNLFCDNDDLLLAVLCVCITKLYLRLLSSVSEVFNFLRVDNSELVNNDDKNKEDPDLVLKNLNMFRNKSIHILSSIIKYTTQKNIKSVTSIYENDSNVIRITQCLKIFLKIKVGIEKIDEETKKFIEIFMNGNMYYQDYIKKEENKYCSLYGTTSKDSRKIETIQTNDTNKEEDDNISLANDEEIENVDSVINFRILKEKKNVLNMLDEELVTTNENFDQMKLKYSLNNDILYDYNEFKYPAINQDNYSSTFLSKLHKSQAITSIDDDIFIEIFPTISSINLILEFYVYNQSGIYLQNIFINLSTHNNLKPIDKIPQFNLAPHEKKKFKTTIKVHTTETGTIFGYLFYEKKNDPKKYYIVLNEININMTEYITASFISSHLFRIMWSEFEWENKINVNTSISDAFELLKLIIKHTNMTIVEKFMPLEYYEHEAKNRADNENITPIDIYISYISTLEDFKLLINNSAFFSVNLFSRSIFGEDSLANFSVQKNSDGKLAGSIRVRSRTQGIALSLGDKITLIQSGITTELQ; from the exons ATGGGAAGCCTAGACCTTGAAAACAACTGTACCCTGTACATATGCACCGACAACTGTGAAATTCCGTCGGTAAGtgaaattcaaaaaaaattagagaGCCAAAATGTTGATAACAAAATTGAAGGAATGGAAAatcttatttttaatataatacaaGGAGAACCATATGGAAACCTACTAATGTGTGCTATCCGATTTATAGTACCACATAAAGATCAtcgattaaaaaaaatgtgtcatatattttttgaagtTGTAGATAAATGTAATAATGATGGAAGtttaaaagaagaaatGATATTAGTATGTAATGCTTTGCGAAATGATTTAATATCTCCTAATGAATATGTTCGAGGATCAACATTGCGATTGCtaagtaaaataaaatatttaaaaattttagatCCATTAATTGAGgctattacaaaaaatttaagtCATTCCCATAGTTATGtaagaaaaaatgcaaTTACTTGTGTTCAtacaattattaaaaatcaTGGAATTGATGTTATACCAAATGCAGTTAAAGAGGTTGAAaagattttatttttagagACAGATATATCTACAAAACGTAGTGCACTATCTATGTTAATTGATATCGACCCATTAACGAcactaaaatatattctttcATTAAATGATCAGCTATATGATACAGCAGATGTTATGTTATTAGAAATTATtcaactttttaaaaaattatttattcctCATATTTTTGATGATTCATGTTTAGTAATcaatggaaataaaaatatcgaTAGTGATGGGTGCAGTAACTATGGAGAAAAAGATGACAGCTATTACGAGGATAGTGAAAATGAAGATAGTGATAATGATTTAGCTGgttatttacaaaatagtaataacaATACAGTAAATTTTCGTAGTGAAGAAATtcgatttaaaaataaaaaactacGTCAAAGTGATTATATgccatataaaaataatgttgtaaaaatattgctaaatatgttaaataaaaatgttagtAATAGTGTATTATATGAAGGATCGTGTtgcttattatatattagcAACTCAGCATTAAGTATTAAAACAGCTAGCGAATGTTTcatcaaattattaataaaccaacatgataataatataaaactaATTGTTATTGATaagttatattatattatgtgCCGATGGAAACATATTCTtgcaaattatattatggATTTATTGAGGAGTTTAAATTTTCCATCAAAAGATGTAAaacttaaaattttaaatttagttttacatatattaacaaaaagaaATGTACATTTAGTATTGAACGTTATTAAAAaggaattattaaaattgaatGATCAACCTATTTATAATTCTAAAGTTCCTATATCTCGTGTAAATGCTCAAATTGGTGATCCAAATCGAATTATATCTATTACAAGAGATGGTGAAAATGTTGGAGCATCAGcaaaaattacaaatttaaataatgtatcTTCAAACAGTATTGATGctacaaattataaaaaaatattaattaaatcattacaacatatatgtaatatgtATACTACCGATTGTTTAAGTATAGCAGATTTACTTTTCCTTTATGCAAATACtcaagaaaaaaatataagttaTGAATCAgctatatgtataaaaaaactagCCAATAATCATGTATTACAAAATAGTATacttgaaaaaattattgaaaatatgtttgaaataaaagagTCAGCAATATTACGAATGTTTTTATGGATCCTTGGacaatatatgaataaaaatgaaatgatttttaattttataaatatattatataatcaaatgtcttactttttaaataatagtatGGAAGATCCTGAAATGCTTAATAAATtgtttaatgaaaaaatgaaaaaaaatcaattttcaaattttaatgaaaatttaaataatattggagataataatacaacATATTTTCCAAATATACAAACTAAAACTGTTATTTTAGAAGATGGTACTTATGCTACTGAAGCTTATTCAAATAttccaaataaaaatccaATAGATTTATCTTCTTCATCTAATAAGAATGGCACAAACTTTtctacaaataataatcaaaGTTTAaatcaatttttatataatttattttgcgATAATGATGATTTATTGTTAGCTGTTTTATGTGTATgtataacaaaattatatcttAGATTATTATCTAGTGTGAGCGaagtttttaattttttacgtGTGGATAATAGTGAGCTAGTTAATAATgacgataaaaataaagaggATCCTGATTTGGTGTTAAAAAATCTGAACATGTTCAGAAATAAATcgatacatattttatcaagtataataaaatatacaacacaaaaaaatataaaatcagTAACTagtatatatgaaaatgatagtAATGTTATAAGAATAACACAATgtcttaaaatatttttaaaaataaaagtaggAATCGAAAAAATCGATgaagaaacaaaaaaatttatagaaatatttatgaacggcaatatgtattatcaagattatataaagaaagaagaaaataaatattgtaGTTTATATGGAACTACTTCAAAAGATTCTCGAAAAATTGAAACAATCCAAACTAATGATACAAACAAGGAAGAAGATGACAACATATCATTAGCAAATGATGAGGAGATAGAAAATGTAGATAGTGTAATTAATTTCAGAATactaaaagaaaaaaaaaatgtattaaataTGCTTGATGAAGAACTTGTAAcaacaaatgaaaattttgatcAGATGAAATTAAAGtattcattaaataatgatatattatatgattataatgaatttaaatatCCTGCAATAAATCAAGATAATTATTcttcaacatttttatcaaagtTACATAAATCTCAAGCAATAACTAGTATCGatgatgatatatttattgaaatATTCCCAACAATTTCAagtataaatttaatacttgaattttatgtttataatCAATCTGgtatttatttacaaaatatatttataaatttatcgacacataataatttaaaaccCATTGATAAAATTCCACAATTTAATTTAGCTCctcatgaaaaaaaaaaatttaaaacaacTATAAAAGTTCATACTACAGAAACAGGAACTATTTTTGGCtatcttttttatgaaaaaaaaaatgaccctaaaaaatattatattgttttaaatgaaattaatattaatatgacTGAGTACATTACAGCctcttttatttcatctcATTTATTTCGTATCATGTGGTCTGAGTTTGAATgggaaaacaaaattaatgtCAACACGTCTATCAG TGATGCCTTTGAATTGTTGAAGCTGATCATAAAGCACACGAACATGACTATAGTGGAAAAGTTTATGCCGTTGGAATATTACGAGCATGAAGCAAAAAATAGGGCAgacaatgaaaatataacacctatagatatatatatatcatatatttcaaCTTTAGAagattttaaattattaataaataattcagcttttttttctgtGAATTTATTTTCGCGAAGTATATTTGGAGAAGACTCTTTAGCTAACTTTTCCGTTCAGAAAAATTCCGATGGCAAGTTGGCAGGAAGCATAAGAGTTCGAAGCAGGACACAG GGCATAGCACTTAGCTTAGGAGACAAAATTACACTGATACAATCCGGAATAACCACGGAACTACaataa